Proteins encoded by one window of Channa argus isolate prfri chromosome 1, Channa argus male v1.0, whole genome shotgun sequence:
- the tspan14 gene encoding tetraspanin-14 has product MYYYRYENPEVSCCYKYLMFFYNIIFWLAGVAFIAAGFWAWSEKGILLDLTQVTRLRGFDPVWFVLVVGGVTFILGFAGCVGALRENICLLKFFSGIICFIFFLELTAAVLAVVFQSQVRAWINEFFLANVKAYREDIDLQNLIDTLQRTSYCCGAQGPTDWDTNIYFSCNESHRSREKCGVPFSCCVADPADLVVNTQCGYDVRKKPNTEWSNHIYTKGCITALEDWLPGNLYTVAIVFIVISLLQMVGIYLARTLISDIEKVKFSY; this is encoded by the exons aTGTATTACTATCGCTATGAGAACCCAGAGGTCAGCTGCtgctataaatatttaatgttcttCTACAACATCATTTTCTGG ctgGCTGGAGTTGCCTTCATAGCAGCAGGTTTTTGGGCCTGGAGTGAGAAG GGAATTCTTTTGGACCTGACCCAGGTGACTCGGCTGCGGGGTTTTGACCCTGTCTGGTTTGTTCTGGTTGTCGGTGGCGTGACCTTCATCCTTGGCTTTGCCGGCTGTGTGGGAGCTCTGAGAGAAAACATCTGTCTGCTCAAGTTT TTTTCAGGCATCATTTGCTTCATCTTCTTCCTGGAGCTGACGGCAGCTGTGCTGGCTGTGGTTTTTCAGAGTCAGGTCAGAGCGTGGATCAACGAATTTTTCCTGGCAAACGTCAAAGCGTACAGAGAAGACATTGACCTGCAGAATCTGATCGACACCCTGCAGAGGACG agctACTGCTGTGGAGCTCAGGGACCAACCGATTGGGATACAAACATTTACTTCAGCTGTAACGAGTCTCATCGCAGCAGAGAGAAGTGTGGGGTTCCATTCTCCTGTTGTGTCGCTGACCCAGCT GATTTAGTGGTGAACACTCAGTGTGGCTATGATGTCAGAAAGAAACCAAAT ACTGAGTGGAGTAACCATATCTACACTAAAGGCTGCATCACAGCATTGGAAGACTGGTTACCTGGAAATCTCTACACTGTGGCCATTGTCTTTATCGTAATCTCTTTGCTGCAG ATGGTGGGGATCTACCTGGCCAGGACTCTGATCTCAGACATTGAGAAGGTGAAATTTAGCTACTGA
- the LOC137130509 gene encoding potassium voltage-gated channel subfamily G member 3-like: MKLGSSLCTLNVGGRRFCFSAELMKHLPLSRLSRLYRCVSESELLELCDDYDRDRNEFFFDRHSEAFSFIMLYVQHGKLRFLPHMCELSFYNEMLYWGLESSDLQLCCQRRLDDRLSDCFVHFFPEEDVRGPEEPQSCWLERMRRTFEEPTSSLAAQILASVSVVFVVISMVMLCASTLPDWKSSDNLDQHRVIEAVCIGWFTAECIVRFLVSRDKCEFVRRPLNIIDLLAITPYYISVTMTTLTGENSQLQRAGVTLRVLRMMRIFWVIKLARHFLGLQTLGLTLRRCYREMVMLLVFICVAMAIFSALAQLLEHGLDLESGNQDYASIPAACWWVIISMTTVGYGDMYPVTVAGRVLGGLCVVSGIVLLALPITFIYHSFVQCYHELKVRSSRCSRSLSGDFIN; this comes from the exons atgaagTTAGGAAGCAGTCTTTGCACCCTGAATGTCGGTGGTCGCAGGTTTTGCTTCTCAGCAGAGCTGATGAAGCATCTCCCTCTTAGCAGACTTAGCCGGTTGTATCGCTGTGTATCAGAGAGCGAGCTGCTGGAGCTCTGCGACGACTACGACCGTGACAGGAACGAGTTTTTCTTCGATCGCCACTCTGAGGCCTTCAGCTTCATCATGCTGTACGTTCAGCATGGGAAGCTGCGCTTCTTGCCACACATGTGCGAGCTCTCCTTTTACAATGAGATGCTGTACTGGGGCCTGGAGAGTTCTGATCTGCAGCTCTGCTGCCAGCGACGCCTCGACGACCGCTTGTCCGACTGTTTTGTCCATTTCTTCCCTGAGGAGGATGTGCGGGGCCCTGAGGAACCCCAGAGCTGCTGGCTGGAGAGAATGAGGAGGACGTTTGAGGAGCCCACGTCATCGTTGGCAGCACAGATCCTTGCTTCTGTGTCTGTGGTGTTTGTGGTTATTTCCATGGTGATGCTGTGTGCCAGCACCTTACCTGACTGGAAGTCCTCTGATAACCTGGACCAGCACAG GGTCATCGAGGCAGTGTGTATCGGTTGGTTCACAGCTGAATGTATCGTCCGTTTCCTGGTGTCTCGTGATAAATGTGAATTTGTCCGTCGTCCTCTGAACATCATTGATCTGTTGGCCATCACACCGTACTACATATCTGTTACTATGACGACCCTGACAGGCGAGAACTCCCAGCTACAACGAGCTGGAGTCACACTCCGTGTCCTACGTATGATGCGGATATTCTGGGTGATCAAGCTGGCCCGGCACTTCTTGGGACTGCAGACACTTGGCCTGACGCTGCGGCGCTGCTACCGCGAGATGGTGATGCTGCTGGTCTTCATctgtgttgccatggcaatTTTTAGTGCACTGGCCCAGCTGCTGGAACATGGCCTGGACCTGGAGTCTGGAAACCAAGATTACGCCAGCATCCCAGCTGCCTGCTGGTGGGTCatcatctccatgacaacagtgGGATACGGCGACATGTACCCGGTGACGGTGGCAGGCCGTGTGCTGGGTGGTCTCTGCGTGGTGAGCGGGATCGTGCTGCTGGCACTGCCCATCACCTTTATCTATCACAGCTTTGTCCAGTGCTACCATGAGCTCAAGGTGCGGTCCAGTCGCTGCAGCCGCAGCCTGTCAGGGGACTTCATCAACTGA